In one window of Temnothorax longispinosus isolate EJ_2023e chromosome 11, Tlon_JGU_v1, whole genome shotgun sequence DNA:
- the LOC139821305 gene encoding enoyl-CoA delta isomerase 1, mitochondrial encodes MTILKALIAGGQACLRRSYATGSKYIETTRDSDTGIEIISMARKPVNSLNTELLSELNAALVEAQNSRSKGVILTSSLPTVFSAGLDIMEMCTTDKQKLSDFWQMLQDTWLTIYGLTIPIATAINGASPAGGCLLAISSEYRVMVEGKHTIGLNETQLGIVAPKWFRDSYISVIGYRQAELALLRGSLFKPEKALELGLVDELAKDKTEAIEKCKNYILFYNNIPGLGRAVTKLELRNDVIQWLKNNKDADTNQFVSYTQSPKVQAGLKLYVEHLKQKQKQ; translated from the exons ATGACTATTTTAAAGGCGCTGATCGCTGGAGGGCAAGCGTGTCTCAGAAGATCTTACGCTACAGGTTCAAAGTACATTGAAACGACACGGGACAGTGACACAG GGATCGAGATTATATCTATGGCAAGAAAACCTGTCAACAGTTTGAACACAGAGCTGTTAAGTGAATTGAACGCAGCTTTAGTAGAGGCTCAAAACAGCCGCAGTAAAGGTGTCATATTGACGTCGTCCTTGCCAACCGTATTCTCGGCGGGACTGGACATCATGGAGATGTGTACGACTGATAAACAGAAACTCAGTGATTTCTGGCAAATGTTACAAGACACTTGGTTGACTATTTACGGCCTGACTATACCGATCGCTACTGCTATCAAT GGCGCCAGTCCTGCCGGAGGTTGTCTGTTAGCAATCTCTTCGGAATACAGAGTTATGGTTGAAGGTAAACATACCATAGGATTGAACGAAACGCAATTGGGTATTGTCGCTCCAAAATGGTTCAGAGATTCGTATATCTCGGTGATAGGCTATCGACAAGCCGAGCTAGCGCTTTTAAG AGGATCTCTATTTAAACCTGAGAAAGCGTTGGAGCTCGGACTCGTGGATGAGCTGGCTAAAGATAAAACGGAAGCGATTGAAAagtgcaaaaattatatattattttacaataatataccAG GTTTGGGCAGGGCTGTAACCAAGTTGGAGTTACGAAACGACGTGATTCAGTGGCTGAAAAACAATAAGGACGCTGACACCAACCAATTCGTGAGCTATACACAATCACCGAAAGTACAAGCTGGTCTCAAACTTTATGTTGAACATTTGAAGCAGAAGCAGAAGCAATAG